In the Arachis ipaensis cultivar K30076 chromosome B10, Araip1.1, whole genome shotgun sequence genome, one interval contains:
- the LOC107622027 gene encoding uncharacterized protein LOC107622027 gives MQQQQKFRVPTPISRKEKQVKGLQSYFPSATTPGAQPTIKSVLQSKEIVEKCDIAIAKWMVDASVPFNAVNSAYYQPMIDAIASMGAGYKGPSYPRVRGYLLSKLVEDVRKMIDGYREIWKQTGCTIMADGWTDRCRRTLINFLVYCPKGTIFLKSVDASNISKTAKNLFKLFRDVVLFVGPENVVHIVTDNAANYVAAGRLLEAEFPKLYWSPCAAHCVNLMFQDIGKLQEVIQTVSQASLITKYIYNHCYPLFLMRKFTGGREILRQAPTRFATNFIALQSILAQKDPLRAMVTSKEFTSSAYSKEAKAKKFVDQVLDSKFWSQCTDIVKLTSPLVHVLRIVDSEDRPAMGYLYQAIYKAREEMVRRFQKRKKVVDPYLKILDTRWDAQLKKNLHATGYWLNPAFRFNAGEFEKHKETISGLLDVIEKYAYDDPVLNSKLTSEKRIFKNAEKDFGRPSAIRERTTVMPGEISS, from the coding sequence atgcaacaacaacaaaaattcaGGGTTCCAACACCTATCtctagaaaagaaaaacaagtcAAAGGTTTACAATCCTATTTTCCATCAGCAACAACACCCGGAGCTCAACCAACTATCAAAAGCGTTCTTCAAAGCAAAGAAATTGTGGAGAAGTGTGATATTGCTATTGCGAAATGGATGGTGGATGCCTCTGTTCCATTTAATGCGGTTAATTCAGCTTACTATCAGCCAATGATTGATGCTATTGCAAGCATGGGTGCAGGGTATAAAGGGCCAAGTTATCCAAGAGTTCGTGGGTATTTGTTGAGTAAATTAGTTGAGGATGTGAGGAAAATGATTGATGGTTATCGTGAGATTTGGAAGCAAACTGGATGCACTATTATGGCCGATGGATGGACTGATCGTTGTAGGCGtactttgattaattttttagtttattgtCCTAAAGGAACTATTTTTCTAAAGTCAGTTGATGCTTCTAATATCTCAAAAACTGCTAAAAATTTGTTTAAGTTGTTTAGGGATGTTGTATTGTTTGTTGGTCCTGAGAATGTTGTGCATATTGTAACGGACAATGCTGCAAACTATGTTGCTGCGGGAAGATTGTTGGAGGCTGAGTTTCCTAAATTGTATTGGTCCCCTTGTGCAGCTCATTGTGTTAATCTGATGTTTCAAGATATTGGGAAGTTGCAAGAAGTGATTCAAACTGTGTCACAAGCTTCACTGATCACTAAGTATATCTATAATCATTGCTATCCACTGTTCTTGATGAGAAAGTTTACAGGTGGGCGGGAAATACTTCGTCAAGCTCCAACTCGGTTTGCTACTAATTTCATTGCTTTGCAAAGTATTTTAGCTCAAAAGGATCCTTTGAGAGCTATGGTGACTTCTAAAGAATTTACAAGCTCAGCTTACTCCAAAGAAGCCAAAGCTAAGAAATTTGTGGATCAAGTCTTGGATTCTAAATTTTGGAGTCAATGCACTGATATTGTTAAGCTTACCTCGCCACTTGTTCATGTTTTACGTATTGTGGATAGTGAAGACAGACCTGCCATGGGTTATCTTTATCAAGCTATTTATAAGGCTAGAGAAGAAATGGTGAGGAGGtttcagaaaagaaagaaagttgtTGATCCTTATTTGAAGATTTTGGATACCCGTTGGGATGCACAACTTAAGAAAAATCTTCATGCCACTGGTTATTGGTTAAATCCAGCTTTTCGATTTAATGCTGGAGAATTTGAAAAGCACAAAGAAACGATTTCTGGCTTGTTGGATGTCATTGAGAAATATGCTTATGATGATCCTGTATTGAACTCTAAGCTGACAAGTGAGAAGAGGATCTTTAAGAATGCTGAGAAAGATTTTGGAAGACCCTCTGCAATACGTGAACGAACCACTGTTATGCCAGGTGAAATTTCTTCGTAA